The Sinomicrobium kalidii region GCGGATTGTTCCAGGGCGCCAAGGCATGGCGGGAACTGAACTGGCAGGAGCTGGAGTTTGACGTGGCGGAGCTGGATTTTGTGCTCCTGACTCATGGCCACCTCGATCATGTAGGGTATTTGCCCAGGCTGGTAAAACAGGGGTTTAGAGGCAAGATATACGGTACTGCACCTACATTGGCCATAACCCGGATCATATTAAAAGACAGTGCCAAAATACAGGAGGAAGATGCCGAACTGGCCAATAAAGAAGGGTTTTCCAGGCACCACCCGGCCCTGCCGTTATATACGGAGGATGATGTGGAAAAGACCCTGCAATACCTCGAAGCACAACCCCGTGACCACTGGATACATTTATCCGGGGATATTGCTGTGCGATTCCGGTATAACGGTCATATTTTGGGAGCGACGTTTATAGAAACGGACATCTATGGCAAACGCTTTGTGTTTTCCGGGGATATCGGCAGGCCAGGCGACCTGCTTTTGTTTGATCCCGACAAACCGGATAAGGCCGATTATCTCTTTATAGAGACCACCTATGGCGACCGCGTCCATTCCGGGGAAGATGCACGGGAGATACTTGCCTCCATGATCGGGGAAACCATACACAAAAGAGGGAACCTGATTATCCCGAGCTTTGCCGTGGAGCGAACACAGGTGCTGATCGTCCTGTTATGGGAGCTGTATAGAAAAAATAAGATACCCCGTATCCCGGTGGTCATAGACAGTCCGATGGGAGAAGAGGTCCTGCGGGTTTTTCTGCAGTACCCGGACTGGCATAAGGTAAGCCGGGATGAATTCAGGGCGATATTAAACTTTGTGAAAATTGTCGATTCTTACCGGGAAACCTGGAATGTCATCGACAATACCCAGCCCAAAATAGTGATTGCCGGGAGTGGTATGGTCACCGGGGGAAGGGTACTGACCTATTTAAAACAGCTTATCGATGAGGAAAGTACTACTGTACTCCTGGTAGGCTTCCAGGCCGAAGGGACCAGGGGAAGGGACCTTAAGGAAGGGGCGAAGGAGATCAGGTTTTTCGGCAAATATTATCCTGTGCGTGCCCGGATCGAATGCCTGGACGCTCTTTCGGCTCATGCAGATCAAAAAGAATTACTAAATTGGTTGTCCGGAATTGAAGGAAAGCCGGAAAAAGTTTTTCTCATCCACGGGGAGCCTGAAAGCGCACGGGTTTTCGGGGAGAAAATTAAAGAGGTATATTCCTGGGATTCCTGTATCCCGGAACACAATGATGTTATAAGATTATTACTTTAATACCTGTTGGTCAATGGCAACGGTAATTTTTGTCTTCTATATCATAATTACCCTGGCAGCCCTGGTAACCCTCATCCTTTTCGGGTCCCGGCCGTCAAAATCGTTTAGCTGGTTGCTGGTGATTATAATCCTGCCTTTCGCGGGAGTGCTTTTGTATGCACTTTTCGGGATAAACCGGAGAAAGATCAAGTTCTTCAAGCTCAAGAAGGTGGACAAAATGAGGGCTTATACATTATTCCACACCGAAGATATTGTCCCGCCCTCTGTAAAATTCTCATCCGAACGCTATAAAAAGATCGCTAACCTGATCGCAAACAGTACGGGGTCTTTTCCTGTTACAGGGAACAGGGTGACGGTCCTGGATGACGGTTTAAAGACTTTTGAAGCTATTTTTGAGGCCCTGGCCGGGGCAGAAAAATTTATCCATATCCAGTTCTATATTTTTGAAGACGGGGAACTGATGGAAAGGCTTTACCGCTTGTTTGAAAAAAAGATAAAAGAGGGAGTGGAAATACGGGTGATCTATGATGCCATAGGCAGTTTTTCCCTGGGCAGAAAACATATAAACCGTTTCAGAAAGATCGGGGTAAAGATCTATTCTACCATGCCCCTGCGGTTGGGGAGTATTCTCTTTACCATAAATTACAGGAACCACCGGAAGATCATTGTTATTGACGGAAAAACAGGGTTTACCGGGGGCGTCAATATTTCCGACAAATACATCAGACCTTCCGGAAAATTGGGGATATGGGACGATATGCACCTCTGCCTCCGGGGCCCCGTTACGGAAAGCCTGCACCGGGTGTTTGTAAAGGATTATTACTTTGCCGGTAAGGGGGAAGACCTGTGGAAGCAGGAGTATTTTCCCAAAAACGGGGCAGAAGGAAACACTACGGTACAGATCGTTGCCGGGGGACCGGATTCCGATTATTCTTCGATCATGTATCAGTATGCCATGCTGATAAACCAGGCCGAAAGGTATATCTGTATAGCGAATCCCTACTTTATTCCCAGCAATACAATCCTGGAAAGTTTAAAAATGGCAGCCCTGAGCGGAGTGGAGGTAAGGCTTTTGGTCCCGAAAAAATCGGATGGCTCCCTCGTGAAGTACAGCATGTTCTCTTATTTTGAGGAATTGCTGTCTGCCGGAGTTCGGATTTTCGAACATCCCGTAAAGTTTTTACACAGCAAAATGATCATCATTGACGATGAAATGGCTTCTGTAGGTTCGGGAAATTTTGACAACCGCAGTTTTGACCAGAATTTTGAGGTCAATACCCTGATCTTCGATAAAAGCATCGCAATGACCCTCAGGGAAGATTTTGACCGGGACTGTTCCAATGCCGATAAGCTGGATTTAGATGAATTCCGGAAAAGACCGCTTATCTATAAACTGCTGGAAGGTATGGCCAGGATATTCAGTCCATTGTTATAGCGGCCTTTTTAGCACTACAAATAATTGATTGTGTATGTGAATAGCCTTTTCGGAAGGCAGGGGCTCTTATGTTGTTAATATCTCCAGGAATTTCAGCGCATCTTTATCCATATTCATACTTCTGTTTTTTACATCCGCAAGCGGGGTTACGGAAATATCATTTTTTATGATACCTACCATACGGTTCTTTTCTCCCTTTAACAAATTTTCAACGGCTGCAACTCCGAGCCTGGCTGCCAGGATCCTGTCAAAAGCCGTAGGGGAACCTCCCCGCTGAATATGGCCCAGAACGGATATCCTGACATCTCTTCTCGCTGCATATTTTCTGACCTTTTCTGCAATGATCAGTGCACCACCGCTTTCATCGCCTTCTGCCACGACAATGATAAGCGAGTTTTTTTTCCTGTTATGGTCTTTGGTAAAACTGTTTTTCAGATATTCCAGGTCTGCCGGGGTTTCCGGAATGAGAATGCCATCTGCTCCCGATGCAAGGCCGGTACCATAGGCAATATAACCTGCATTTCTTCCCATGACCTCTACAATAAAAATACGGTTGTGGGATTCTGCGGTGTCCCGTATCTTGTCTATAGCCTCCATGGCGGTGTTTATGGCGGTATCATATCCTATGCAGTAGTCGGTCCCGGAAATATCGTTATCTATGGTTTTCGGGATCCCCATAAAAGGGATGTCTTTGTATTCCTCAGAAAAAATACGGCCTCCCTGCAAAGAACCGTCACCGCCGATAAGGATCACCGCATCTATTCCCGCTTCATTTAATTGGCGGTATGCTGTTTTACGTCCTTCTTCTGTTTTAAAACGGTCGCTCCGGGACGATTTTAAAATGGTCCCGCCAAGATGAATGATATGGTTTACCGAAGGGACATCCATGACGGTAAAATCTCCGTTGATCATACCGTCAAACCCGCCTTTGATCCCCAGGGTGTTTATGTTGTAGTAGGAAGCGGCTTTTACTATGGCCCTGATACAGGCATTTAAACCCGGAACATCTCCTCCTGAAGTCAGTATGGCTATTTTATTCATGCCTTGTTCTTTTGATGGTTGTTTCTGTAATGGTATAACAACTGTTTTAAGTCATCCAAATATCGGGAAAAAGTTTCATCGTCCAGTTTCGGGTGTTCGATATATGGGATCGTAACCAGGTTTTCGTCCAGGAACGGGGAGAGTTCGGGATATTCTTCTTCGATTTTCGTTAAAAGCGTATAAATTTCGTTTTGAAATTTGTCAGGGTGTAACATGACAATGGTTTTAGTATTGTTAATAAGGAAGGGTTTACGGAGAGGCATGATCCTCGCTTTTCTTTCTTGCCCCGAGTATTTTCTCTACATCCGGCCTGAGAAGGGTCTCTTTTCGGATCAGTGCTTTTGCAAGGGCGTGTAGCTGGTCCTGGTGGTCCAGGAGAATCTGAATGGTTTTGTCATAAGCATCATCTATGATCTGCTGTGCCTCGGAATCGATCTTTTGTGCGGTTCTCTCGCTATACGACCGGTAGAGGGATTGTTCCGTTCTCCCCGTGGAATCGTAAAAGCTGATATTTCTGAGAGTAGTGCCAAGCCCGTAATTAACTACCATATTATAGGCCTGTTTGGTCGCCTTTTCCAGGTCGTCCAGGGCATTGGAGGATACTTCTTCAAATATGAGTTCTTCGGCAGCACGTCCTCCGAGGGCAGTGCATATCGCATCAAAGAATTCCGACCGGGTGATGATCTGGCGCTCTTCGGGAATGTACCATGCAGCACCCAGTGATCTTCCTCTCGGAATGATGGATACTTTAAGTACGGGATGGGCGTGTTCCAGGTACCAGCTTGCGGTGACATGGCCGGCTTCGTGGTAGGCAATCCTTCGCTTTTCTTCGGGGGTAATGATCTTGCTTTTCTTTTCCAGTCCGCCGATCACGCGGTCTATGGCATCCATAAAGTCCTGTTTACCCACTACTTGTTTTTCCCTGCGGGCAGCGATGAGAGCGGCTTCGTTACAAATATTGGCAATGTCGGCTCCCGAAAACCCCGGGGTTTGTGCGGCCAGTGCGGCCGTGTTGACATCTCCGGATAGTTGCAGGGGTTTTATGTGTACCGAAAAAATAGCTTCCCGTTCTTTGAGGTTAGGAAGCTCCAGGTGAATATGCCTGTCAAACCTTCCCGGTCGCAACAGGGCCGGATCGAGGACGTCTCCCCGGTTGGTAGCGGCGAGAACAATGACCCCGGCGTCCGTATCGAAACCGTCCAGCTCGGCCAATAGCTGGTTCAGTGTGCTTTCCCGTTCGTCATTGGCCTGGAAAGCATGCGTTTTGCCGCGGGCACGGCCCACGGTGTCGATTTCGTCGATAAATATGATGCAGGGGGCCTTTGCTTTGGCTTTTTGAAAGAGGTCTCTCATTCTTGAGGCCCCTACGCCTACGAACATCTCTACAAATTCGGAACCGGACAACGAAAAGAAGGGAACCCCGGCTTCACCGGCAATGGCTTTGGCCAGGAGTGTTTTTCCGGTCCCGGGCGGCCCTACGAGCAAAACCCCTTTGGGCATTTTGGCCCCTAACCGTTTGTATTTGTCCGGGGATTTCAGGAAGGTGATCAGTTCGTATATTTCCTCCTTGGCTTCCTCCATACCTGCCACATCTTTAAATGTAATCTTACTTTTTGCTCCCTTTTCAATGACCCGGGCATTGGACTGGCCGAAATTGAATATCGAAGTTCCTTTTCCTTTCATCCCGGGCATGCTTCTCCGTAACAGGAACATCCAGAAAAGGATCAGAAAACCGATAGGTAACAAGAACAGAAAGTTCTGCCACCAGTTTTCGCGTGTGCTGTAGGTTACCGTTACATGATCCGTTCCCGGCAGGTTTTCCTGGGCTTTCTCCAGTTCCGCATGAAATATTTCCACGGAACCTATGTTAAAGTAAAAGTGAGGTCCCGGAACCGGTTCGTCATTCAGTACACCCCTGGGGATATTTTTATAAAGAGGCTTGTCCAGGCTTTCTTCCCTGATATATATTTCCACACGGGCATTGTTAACAACGGTCAGCCTGGCTACGTCTTTCGGGATGAGCATTTCTTCTTCAAACTGTTTCCAGGTGGTTTCCTGTATCGTGTTTTGTCCCTTGAAAAACCAAAGCCAGATCAATACCATAAACAGGATCATATATATCCATGACATACCGGGACGGGATATGCGGAAAGGTTTTTGCGGGTCTGGAGATGGCCGGGTTGACATAAGTTTTTAATCAGTGCGTGTTCTTATGGTCTTTATCGCTTTCGGGTGAACAATCACACATATTGCAGATTACGGTGCGCATGTGTTCATCGTTCATCATCATAAAGCTCATATTTTCACAAAAGACACTGTCTTTACGCATCATATCAATGAGGTGTTGCATGGTGCCTTTTGCTGCTTCCTGGTTGCTATCCAGCATATTGCGGATCATTTTGTAATCGTTTTCCAAAAGGTGCACGGCATGTTTGTTCCTGGTGATATGCTGTATCATTTCACCGGTCATTTCCCGGTCATTACAAATCGCGGTCATGATCTCATTTCGCCGCACGGGGTCTTTAAGCAACTCCCCGGTGGTCGGGACCTGCACCCGGGAACATCCGGCCATGATAAAAAACAGGACCAGGCCTGTCGGTAATATATTGTTGAATTTCATGTGTATATTTTTATTTGTTTTTTTACGGTGTGGGTTATGAGCGATTTTGGACATGCATCACCATGATCGGCGTACTTGTATAAAAACTGATCCCTTTTACCACCGGCTTTTCCGTTAACCTGTACAAAAAACCGTGTTTCCTGTTCACCAGTGCAATAAGATCGGCATTACGGCTTTCGGTAAAACAGCTTATTCCGACGGCGGGATCAATGTTGGTCAGGGAATGAAAGGAGTATTTTGCTCCGTCCAGGTTTTCTTCCAATAGCCTTCTGTTCTCTATTTGGGTTTCCGTAAGTTGTTCGTTTTCCTTGATGTGTAATATCCGGATCATCGGCTTAAATTCCTTTGCTATACTTAATAAAGGGGATATTTCACTTTTCTTATAAGGGACTTCATAGGAAGTAGGAAAAATGATCTCCCTGTATCCCATAAATTCGGCCTGTGAAGGTATGGCCAGGACCGGGCAGGCCGTAACTTTTTCCATGACGGTCACGGCATTGCTCCCGTAATTTATTCCCCTGGCATTTTTAGCACCTTTGGTTCCCATAACTATCATGTCGATACCTTTTTCTTCTACCAGGTGATTTATGGCATCGAGAAGAAAATTATTTTTGGAAAGGCCTTCGAATGAATGTTTTGGGTTTTTGGCAAAGATCAACCGGCGTACGGTGTCTTTTAAATTTTTCCGGCTTTCGTTAAAGGCGGCATCGTAAGCGGGGTTTCCGGGCTCGGGATACATGATGTTGGTCGTGGAATAACCGTAAACCTTAAACACATTCAACACGTAAAACATGCATTCTTCGTGTTTATACAGCTCCGTAGCGTAGGCCATGGCGTTCTGCGCGTGGTCTGAGAAGTCTGTGGGAAGGAGGATTCGTTTCATGATATTTGTTTTTAACAGTTGGACATCCCGTCAATGAGTACTCATCTGGTGTTTTCTTTTGTTGAGTTGTTTTCTAATGCTGCCTAATGTTTCTGCTAATGAAGCCTCAAAGGATGTTTCATCAGAGGAAGCAAATATCCCGGGCCCCGGTACGCTGAGCCGGATATCACAAATCTTGCCCTTGCCGTCGGAGGACGGGTCTTGTTTAAAAAACACATCGGCTTTAATCACCCAGTCATATTTTTTGGTGATGGAGTGTAGTTTTTTTACGGTGAGCGCTTCAATGCTTTTGTCGGTGCTCAGTTTTACAAAATGGACGTCGGTTTTCATCTTTAGGTGTTGTTTTATTGAAAGGTGTTCAAATTATTCCCTGATTCCTGTTTCCCGGTATAAAACCCGGGAAACTTTTTCCTTCCGTAAAGAAAAGGATCGGGAACGGGTTAAGAAATGATGAATATCATGTGATTGGGAGTGAGGGAGAAATAAATTCGGTTTATCCTGTGTAAAAAGAAATGTGTGAGAGGCAACTACGAAAAATTGTATGTATTACGTTTCTGGTACGGAACTGGACTCGAACCAGGGACCTTCGGGTTATGAACCAGATGCTCTTTAATTAATTCTTTAGAATTGTATCTATTTGAATTCAAATGATTAAATCTACAATATAGAAAGCCAGAAAAGCCGTTATAGGTGTCCTAATCGGTGTCCTATTTGAAAAAATGAGATGTAAAATACTGATTTTAAAGGGTGTGTGGAATAAATTCAAATTGCTAAACAGTTTCGAGGAGATCCAGGGCAAGACAGGGATAGAGAAACAACGATTAACTGATATCTATTTCAATACCGGTGCGCCTGAGCCTTATGAATTTCTGCTTATCGAAGAAGCCGTGGGAAAGGAACCCGGTGAAATGATGAAAGTGTATGTTGAAGAATATCCTGTGAAGAAAAGTAAGTAAAGGCCGCAAACCGTATTATTTTCGACTTATAAAGAAAATCCCGACTCAGGTTTTAGCCGAGGCGAAAGAGAAAGTTAGATAGCTAGTGAGAATCGAGCCGGTTTAAGCAACAGGAAAAAAGTAAACAATGATATTATAGTGGCTGTCAAACCCTTTTTATGAAAGAAATTTTTGCTAAAATACTGGTAAACACATCTTTTTTGGGTATTATTTAATAAATTTGGTGTATAATACAGTACGTTATGGACACCTCAATAGATTTAAGAAACAGGATTAAAAAATATATAGAGCATGCGGATGAGCGAATTCTCAAAATCTTTAATGCCATTATAGAAACTGAAACAGAAGAGCCTGGTTTAACACCTTCTCATAAGGAAATCATAGATATACGCTTAAAGCACCACAGGGAAAACCCTACTGACGGGAAGGACTGGGACGATATCAAGGCTTCCTTAAAGCAACAGTATGGCTTATAAGTTAATTGTTAAAACATTAGCTGAAAAAGATATCGTTGAAGCTATAGCATGGTATGCAGAACAGGCCGAACATCTTCCCAAAGCATTTATAAAAGAACTTGATAAGGGTATTGAAGATCTTAAGGCAAACCCGAAACATTACCAAAGGCGGTATAAACAAATTAGAATTTCTTTTCTACAAAGGTTTCCTTACGGCATATATTATACCATAGAAAACGATACTGTTTTTGTTCATGCGGTATTACATAGCAAAAGAAACCCGGAAACAGGAATACAAAGGGTTTGATCTCTTAACCGGCTGGTCTCCCCAACTGGCCCTCGTTTGAGCACCGTGAAAACGGGGGGCTATTGTACAAAAGCGTTTACTTCGATAAACTCAGCACGGGTGTAATGCTTAGAGGAACCTGCAATTGGTGGTCATAGTCATTATCGCCTTTATGGCATCCGGAAGAGCTCCCGGTAATGGGAACTACCGGTTTTTTTATTCCCGGACAAGCCTGAATAACCCCGTTTAAGGGATTGTGTTTACACCGAACCGAATCCCTTACGCCGCAAACATAACCCTGTTCGCCACTCAAGCAGTTGTGTATGCTGCATAAACAACCCTGTACGCGGTAAACTTAATTGTGTATGCGGCATACTTAATCCCTTATGCCGCAAACATAACCCTGTTCGCCGCTCAAGCAGTTGTGTATGCTGCATAAGCAACCCGGTACGCGGTGAACTTAATTGTGTATGCGGCGTACTTAATCCCTTGCGCCGTGAACATAACCCTGTTCGCCGCTTGCGCCATTGTGTATGCCGCATAAGTAACCCTGTATGCGGTAAACTTAGTTGTGTATGCGGCATACTTGATCCCTTACGCCGCAAACATAACCCTGTATGCTGCTTAGGCAATTGTGTATGCCGCATAAGTAACCCTGTACGCGGTGCACTTAATTGTGTATGCGGCATACTTGATCCCTTATGCCGCAAACATAACCCTGTTCACCGCTCAAGCAGTTGTGTATGCCGCATAAGTAACCCTCTACGCGGTGAACTTAATTGTATATGCAGCGTACTTAGTCCCTTCCGGCGTAAACAGGGTTGTGTTTATGGGTGTTTTGCGGTTGTATTATTTATAAATCACATCTTAGTATATGACAAAAGTTCAAATATACTATTGTTTTGATCTATGACTGATCCGGGTTGCGGGTTGCCGGTTTTTAACTGTTGAAACCTGAAACTGGAACCCGGTAACCGGTTTATTAACATTTTTAAAGTCCTGTGTCATACGTGATACGGTCTTACATCTTACCCGATAAATTTTTGTCATGTACTAAAAAATCACATAATTCACTTTATCAACCCCGGTATTTCCGCTTTCGGGGTTATAGGCATAAACAATCAATTCGTAATTTCCTGCCGAGTCTACAGCTATATTTCCCTCAAACAGGTTGGTTTCGGTCAGGGATAGATTGATGTCTTTAATATGTTCTCCGTCTTTTTTAAGAATACCCTTAACTTCCATATCCCCGGAATCCCATAGTCCTCCTTTGTTTATAACGCATCCGCACATCATGACAATATTGGCTTTAACCTGAATAGGAGTATCTTTTACGGTATTTAAAGAAATATACTGATGGGTTCTGGGTTTTAAAATATCAATGATAAATCCCGGAATTTCCAGGATAATGCCGTCGCCCAGGATATGCTTGCCCGGGATGAGCCATAATTCGGTACTTGCCTTGACCCGGGCCTGTTTATTATTGAAAGGAGATAGTACTTCTATATTGACAAATGTCGGTTCATCAATATTAATTGTAGCCAGGAATTTGGCTGTTTGCTCATCTGTTATTGAAGCTCCCCTTCGTTTCGGAGTGTTCATTATCAGGTCGGTATTCCCCGTACTGCCGCTGGTTTTCCCTTCAGCTAAAATCCTGTTATTGGTTTTATCCCTTATTATTACATGAGCACCTCCCAAAGAGCTGCCTATAAATTTGGCATCTTTTGCTTTAACCCTTACGGTTATTTTGGTCTCGGTGGCTAAGGCCGTTATACCGGAAAACAACAGAAGGATAAGAAGAATGGATTTTTTCATGATTATTTGATTTTAAATAGTGTTGTTTAAACATTTTGCACAAGAAATCGCCAGGTTAAAAAATGGTTATTTATTTACGGAATATCCTTTTTTATCCAAACTGTATAATAGAAGGAATAACGTATAGAAACCGTTTTTAAGACTTTTCCGCAGGGTCTTAAAGGCCTTGCCGATCTGGTTTTCTACG contains the following coding sequences:
- a CDS encoding addiction module family protein, which produces MDTSIDLRNRIKKYIEHADERILKIFNAIIETETEEPGLTPSHKEIIDIRLKHHRENPTDGKDWDDIKASLKQQYGL
- the pfkA gene encoding 6-phosphofructokinase, producing MNKIAILTSGGDVPGLNACIRAIVKAASYYNINTLGIKGGFDGMINGDFTVMDVPSVNHIIHLGGTILKSSRSDRFKTEEGRKTAYRQLNEAGIDAVILIGGDGSLQGGRIFSEEYKDIPFMGIPKTIDNDISGTDYCIGYDTAINTAMEAIDKIRDTAESHNRIFIVEVMGRNAGYIAYGTGLASGADGILIPETPADLEYLKNSFTKDHNRKKNSLIIVVAEGDESGGALIIAEKVRKYAARRDVRISVLGHIQRGGSPTAFDRILAARLGVAAVENLLKGEKNRMVGIIKNDISVTPLADVKNRSMNMDKDALKFLEILTT
- a CDS encoding universal stress protein; translated protein: MKRILLPTDFSDHAQNAMAYATELYKHEECMFYVLNVFKVYGYSTTNIMYPEPGNPAYDAAFNESRKNLKDTVRRLIFAKNPKHSFEGLSKNNFLLDAINHLVEEKGIDMIVMGTKGAKNARGINYGSNAVTVMEKVTACPVLAIPSQAEFMGYREIIFPTSYEVPYKKSEISPLLSIAKEFKPMIRILHIKENEQLTETQIENRRLLEENLDGAKYSFHSLTNIDPAVGISCFTESRNADLIALVNRKHGFLYRLTEKPVVKGISFYTSTPIMVMHVQNRS
- a CDS encoding type II toxin-antitoxin system RelE/ParE family toxin; translation: MAYKLIVKTLAEKDIVEAIAWYAEQAEHLPKAFIKELDKGIEDLKANPKHYQRRYKQIRISFLQRFPYGIYYTIENDTVFVHAVLHSKRNPETGIQRV
- a CDS encoding HPF/RaiA family ribosome-associated protein; amino-acid sequence: MKTDVHFVKLSTDKSIEALTVKKLHSITKKYDWVIKADVFFKQDPSSDGKGKICDIRLSVPGPGIFASSDETSFEASLAETLGSIRKQLNKRKHQMSTH
- the cls gene encoding cardiolipin synthase — encoded protein: MATVIFVFYIIITLAALVTLILFGSRPSKSFSWLLVIIILPFAGVLLYALFGINRRKIKFFKLKKVDKMRAYTLFHTEDIVPPSVKFSSERYKKIANLIANSTGSFPVTGNRVTVLDDGLKTFEAIFEALAGAEKFIHIQFYIFEDGELMERLYRLFEKKIKEGVEIRVIYDAIGSFSLGRKHINRFRKIGVKIYSTMPLRLGSILFTINYRNHRKIIVIDGKTGFTGGVNISDKYIRPSGKLGIWDDMHLCLRGPVTESLHRVFVKDYYFAGKGEDLWKQEYFPKNGAEGNTTVQIVAGGPDSDYSSIMYQYAMLINQAERYICIANPYFIPSNTILESLKMAALSGVEVRLLVPKKSDGSLVKYSMFSYFEELLSAGVRIFEHPVKFLHSKMIIIDDEMASVGSGNFDNRSFDQNFEVNTLIFDKSIAMTLREDFDRDCSNADKLDLDEFRKRPLIYKLLEGMARIFSPLL
- a CDS encoding MBL fold metallo-hydrolase RNA specificity domain-containing protein encodes the protein MKKEVKIHFLGAAGTVTGSKFLVETSDLKFLIDCGLFQGAKAWRELNWQELEFDVAELDFVLLTHGHLDHVGYLPRLVKQGFRGKIYGTAPTLAITRIILKDSAKIQEEDAELANKEGFSRHHPALPLYTEDDVEKTLQYLEAQPRDHWIHLSGDIAVRFRYNGHILGATFIETDIYGKRFVFSGDIGRPGDLLLFDPDKPDKADYLFIETTYGDRVHSGEDAREILASMIGETIHKRGNLIIPSFAVERTQVLIVLLWELYRKNKIPRIPVVIDSPMGEEVLRVFLQYPDWHKVSRDEFRAILNFVKIVDSYRETWNVIDNTQPKIVIAGSGMVTGGRVLTYLKQLIDEESTTVLLVGFQAEGTRGRDLKEGAKEIRFFGKYYPVRARIECLDALSAHADQKELLNWLSGIEGKPEKVFLIHGEPESARVFGEKIKEVYSWDSCIPEHNDVIRLLL
- the ftsH gene encoding ATP-dependent zinc metalloprotease FtsH; this encodes MSWIYMILFMVLIWLWFFKGQNTIQETTWKQFEEEMLIPKDVARLTVVNNARVEIYIREESLDKPLYKNIPRGVLNDEPVPGPHFYFNIGSVEIFHAELEKAQENLPGTDHVTVTYSTRENWWQNFLFLLPIGFLILFWMFLLRRSMPGMKGKGTSIFNFGQSNARVIEKGAKSKITFKDVAGMEEAKEEIYELITFLKSPDKYKRLGAKMPKGVLLVGPPGTGKTLLAKAIAGEAGVPFFSLSGSEFVEMFVGVGASRMRDLFQKAKAKAPCIIFIDEIDTVGRARGKTHAFQANDERESTLNQLLAELDGFDTDAGVIVLAATNRGDVLDPALLRPGRFDRHIHLELPNLKEREAIFSVHIKPLQLSGDVNTAALAAQTPGFSGADIANICNEAALIAARREKQVVGKQDFMDAIDRVIGGLEKKSKIITPEEKRRIAYHEAGHVTASWYLEHAHPVLKVSIIPRGRSLGAAWYIPEERQIITRSEFFDAICTALGGRAAEELIFEEVSSNALDDLEKATKQAYNMVVNYGLGTTLRNISFYDSTGRTEQSLYRSYSERTAQKIDSEAQQIIDDAYDKTIQILLDHQDQLHALAKALIRKETLLRPDVEKILGARKKSEDHASP